In Vicia villosa cultivar HV-30 ecotype Madison, WI linkage group LG7, Vvil1.0, whole genome shotgun sequence, the DNA window gtaaccgactcccttaccctttttctctggtcgtgagaccgttgttttgttttgtggtttgctggcattcccttccttttcaggataaatatgttagtggcgactctgttaattttcgcggtagcgacagctggcgactctactggggacgtctcgacctgttgctggtccggactcagcgagtcgatcctagcgcttgtgtgtttatctttgggtgttttactgctttgcatatttacctgtttgcattgcattctatgtgcgcttttacttttctgcatcatattctggactgtctggatctctatctgttgggtgggtgtttcaagaggtaaaaggcccaatacccatgctatgtgtgaaccataggaaccctaggatagagtgggagcatggtttgtctcgaggtgtacgtctcgggatggattatgtgaccacgagcagagtagtggtttcaaacggaggtattatcgtcacccgcatccgcgctgtgatgatgcttaccttcgggcggaccgtatactgcgtttcatgaccttaccttggcctagattttacccgtgagtggggcgggaatcaatgatcatattaacaggtacattgttggtgaccgctgttcccgttcgtgggttaccgctgttcttgttcgtgggttaccgctgttcttgttcgagtgtactatggtccttgttcgtggggtactatggttcttgttcaagtggtaatctgtgttctattccagtgtgttattgactatgggctttggttccgtggattgacattctatgttccgtgtggtataccatttgggggccgaacctttggctctgtactatgtgtgttaccggcagtccagaatgcctggtgggcggcaacaagtcccaccactttgcatcatagcatatttatttccaaaagaaacgcaaaaaaaaaatatatgtgtaTAACAAGCATTTGCATGTCATGTTTTTCAGGGACATTCAGGAGTTCACTCGAGTTAAAGATGGACACTCCTGTTGATACTGTCAAGGAAGCAAAGAGACATACGCACACCTACAGCTTTTTCCGAGAGCCGTTGACCGCCTTAGAGGGTTTGAGTTCGTTAATGACCGCTTTTTGCTTGAAGAGTTTCACGGACAATTATGGGAATATCTTGACTTTGTTGGAAACCGTGGTTGATACTCCTGCTTTGCAAACTTTGATGCAATTCTATGATCCTGAAATGAGGTGTTTCACGTTCCAAGATTACCAGTTGGCTCCGACATTGGAAGAGTACTCTATTATTCTTAATCTCAAGGTAAAAAACGAAGTACCATTCATCGACATTCATAAAGAGGTGAATTTCAAGTTGGTCGctgctgctctttatttgagcataaaagAAGTATCTGATAATTGGAAGTCGAATGGAGGTGTCTCAGGGTTCTCTTTGAAGTTCTTGGTGagaaaagctaaagagggatttgAGAAAAAGAATTGGAATGCGTATAATGCATTTCTTGCTGTGGCCATTTATGGGATTGTGATGTTCCCAAGTGTTCCTAATTTTGTAGACTCGGCCGCGATACACATCTTCATGGGAAAGAATCCCATTCCCACATTGTTGGCCGATACTTATTATGTCGTTCATTCCCGATATGAGAAAGGTGGTGGTGCCATCGCTTgttgccttcaattgttgttcatcTGGTTCCTCTCTTTGTTGCCCAGCAAAGGACCTTTTGTGAAGACAAGGGATACACTCAAGTGGACACACAGGATTATGTCACTTACTTCTTACGATATTCAGTGGCAAAGGTACCGAATTAATGTTTCCGAGGTGATAGTTGGGTGTGGCGAGTTCGACAATGTTCCTTTGGTTGGTACTAGAGGTTGCATCAATTACAATCCCGTGGTATCCTTGCGTCAGTTGGGGTATACTTTGAAGGACAAACCGGCGGATCATTTGATAGCGGAGACGGTCTATTTTGAGAAGGGGTCGGATCCAGAGAAATTGGAGAGGATAATTGTGGCTTGGAAGAAGATCCGTAAGCATTATGGAGCCCATTTAGGGAAGAAAGAATCGCTTGCTCTGACACCGTATGTTAAGTGGATTGAAAAGCGAGTCGGAAGTTTGCTGTTGCCATATGACAGAGTTGCACCACTTCAGAAGCAACCTCCTTTGATTCTATCCGAATTTGTGCCGACAGAGCTTTACAAGAATGCTTTGGCTACTAACTACAGGTTGCATGAAAGAGAGCAAGAGACCAATTTGAAATTCTTTGAAGAGAGGGAGGCAAAGATGAGGTTGATGCATCAACTCAAGCAAGTCGAAGGCGCAAGTTCAAGTCAAGCCAGTACCCGGAGGCGTCCTTATGAGTTGCTAGAGGAAGATTTGTATCATAAGCAGCAAGAGTGTCTACAGTTACAGAGATCAGAGAGTAGTCTCAAGAAGCAGAAGCGGGATTCAGATAAACAGCTAGCAGAAGAGAAGGCTAAGACTGCTCGACTTGAAGAAGAACTAAGAAGACTCCGAGCCCAACGGAGAGGAGATGGAGGAGCTCATTCTGTTACCAGGCGATCCTAGTGCCGCTGTGGAGTGGATTTGTTTGATCCATGATGGTTGATTTGATGTTTATGCTTGATATCTGTCGcccatgtccaggattgttggatgggggCGCATTTTGATGTTCTGGATTTATTTTGTATGCCTTATGAGCACATTGTGACACGGTTATGTGTTTTATTTGTGTGAACTCAAATTCTCAGTTATGTTTGAATGAAGTATGCTCAGTTTGCTGAATTATTCTCGTGTGCGGATTGTTATTCAAATATATTCGGTATCAGGGTTtctatgtcctatctgaaagtgggatgaactcttgggtacctgaaaattgacaaacatttcatgcatatcattaatatatcatacatgtcatatatttgcaGGTCTTGCAGGTCTTATATCTTATGTCTTGCTGTTTTGTTACcagaaggagttctaagacggctaatcacccgtatccgactaggagcaatcagagaaggcAGATGGAACAAATTCAAGAACAGATGGCTGAGATGAGAGCTCAACTGACAGAGCAGATGAATGCGCAGATGGCgcagtttatggaagcattgactaatgtgaccaaggggcAGGATGACTTGCGAGTTCTCGTCGAGAACTCCAGAAGGAATGAGAATGGAGGATAGCATGGGCTGTTTGACGATGTGTCTGGCAGGATTGACGATCATCATGATCCGAATGAGTTTGATCACGTGGGAgggcactataatcctttcaatcagcatctcgggtttccacctccacctccgtctcgtctgttgggaaggagagatAGTCAGAACCGTGGTAATTTGGATTTTAATGTTGAGAACTTTGATCAGGTATCAAGGCATAGTGCTGATGGTGCACATGATGAAGTTGAGAGGTACCGTCTGATTGAAGAACGCCTCAGAGCTGTTGAACgcaaaggggtgttaggcatggatatcaatgacttggggttggttcctggtgtgaggatcccaccgaaattcaaagttccatcttttgacaaatacaatggTGCGACTTGTCCTATGACTCATGTCAAGGCTTATTATCGCAAGATGTCAGTTTATTCAGAGGATGAAGGTTTCctaatgcatttcttccaggatagtcttgCTGGGGCTTCCTTGGAGTGGTATGTTCAACTTGAGCGCACTCATAtccattcttggagagatcttgtggaggcttttattaagcactatcagtacaatgttgatatggcgcccaacaggacccagttgcagagtttggttcaggggtctaaagaatctttcaaagagtacgctcagaaatggcgcGAGTTAGCTGCGAGGGTTCAGCCACCTATGACTGAGCGTGAGATGATAGATATGTTCACCAGTACTTTGTCTGGACATTATTACTTGGCTTGCAGTGCTTCAGCCAACTTTtctgaaatggtgagatatggTGAACGAGTTGAGATGGGTCtaaagatggggaaaattcagTTGGGAGCTTCTTCTAATTCTGCTGGTGGTAAGAAGCAAGCTGAGGGTTATGCCTGAAGGAAGGAAGGAAATGCGGATGCCATATATGGAAGAAGGGGTTCAGGGAGAAGCAATTCACAGGTTAATGCTGTCATGATCccagtaccacaacaacaacaacagcagggACAACGTCCCAATAATGATCGCTATCCTCCCAGGACTAGGCCTCATAGAAAGATTGATCTGATTCCCATGACCTATGCTCAGGTGTtgcaacatttgctcaagattgagaaaattactttgagagatgctccgaATGCTCCGGACACACAATCTCCGAATTACAATGCAAACGTACGATGTGCTTTCCATTCAGGTGCTGCTGGCCATGATACAGAGAGGTGTATTGCGTTGAAGAACAAAGTCCAAGATTTGTTGGACCAAAAGATTATTCAATTCactcctacacccaatattgtcaataatcCGATGCCTACTCACGGAAGTTCGGGTGTGAATGCCATTGAGAGTGAAAAGATAAGAGCTGTATCTGATGTGAGCTGTTTGACTTTTCCTCTTGTATCTGTGAAGCAACATCTGATTAATAGCGGTATCTTCCCAGGCTGTGGTGTGGATTGTGAGAATTGCAAGAGTCAGCCGGAAGGTTGTGCTGATTTGAAGAGTATGGTACAAAAGCTGATTGACGAGGGTCCTCTTCAATTCTATCGAAGGTTGAGGGGTGCGAAGAGTAAGGATGGCGAAGTGTCTGTGATCTCAATTCCTTATGATCCAGTTGTTCCAATATGTATCCAAGTGCCTATTCAGATACCTGTCGGTATCCCGTATGAGGAACAACCAGCGGCGTTGATGATTACTGTGCCAGGGCCTATTCCATATGAGAGTGAGAAGGCCATCCCTTGGCATTTTGGTTCAGACGTATATTACTATGGCACGAAGGAAGAAGGCGAGCCATCTAAAGAGAAGTTTGTTGAGGCCTCAGTTGCAAACACTGATAATTTCACCGGTACTGGTAGGATCACTCGCAGTGGTAGGGTGTTCTCTCCTCAGCTTGTTCAAAAcaatgcagatgctttggctaaggcCAAAGGAAAACAAGTAGTGCCTGATGTCCAGAACTCTCCGATTCAGAGTGGGGCACCTGATAGTGCTgtgtcttccaaggatgtggaagaattgttgagaatcatcaggaagtctgattacaaggttgttgagcagttgggtcagacccaatCAAAGATTTCTATCTTGCAACTGctgatgtgttcagaaggtcataggGATGCTCTCATGAGAATTCTGAATGGTGCTTACGTtccgcatgaaatatctgtgaatcagttagaggcggtagccaataatatctccgctgggaacggtttgggattcacggatcgtgatcttcctccagaagggagaaaccataacaaggcgttgcatatttcgattgaatgtaaggggacgactttgtcccgtgttttggtggatactgggtcttctttgaATGTACTTCCTAAGTCGGCCCTCATGCGAATTGACTATGCTGGTGTTGAGTTAAGGCCTAGTGAGTTGGTTGTGCGCGCCTTtgacggttcaaggaggtctgtgtttggagaggtagatctaccgatccaagtgggtcctcagatctttactacaaccttttatgtgatggatattcaacccgcttactgttgtttgttggggcgaccgtggattcacaaggctggcgctgtgacatccactcttcatcagaagttgaagtatccggttgaTGGTAAAGTAGTTACGGTTTGTGGTGAGGAGGATTACATCGTGAGTCACTTGTCTTCTTTCCGGTATGtggagatcgaaggtgaaatacatgagacgcCATTCCAAGCATTTGAAGCTGTACATGTTGAGAGAACTCCTCcttatgagataacgaagccaTAAATGATTATGTCTTCTCTGAAAGACGCtcaggttgttgttgagactggaaaggtggaaggctgggggcaagtaattgatgtgcgtcccaaatttgacaagaatggtcttggtttcagtCCTGGAAAGCATATTGCATCGCCAAAGACTAATATCCTTAGTccgatcaagtttgtgagtggTGGTGTCATTCAAGATGGCCAGGTTAACgctattgtcaatggtgaagaggtggatagtgattgtgactttgatagctggattcgtccaagtattcctggggagatgccttgcaactggacaatcgaagatgtcatccaagttacacaagctcaggagtaaatttcttgtttttacttttcttatcatgccataattcctacgctctgcccaaggcgtagtgaatcatttgtagggccatgcagtttgcattttttcaaagttaatcatgaaataaaaggacgtttttgcattcaaatgtttcgctctttgtctttctttttaactttttcctttaaatggcaatgttttttgcacacacttgcacatagcttaataaaaataaaactaaaataaaaacatcaatcatgcagatgttccactaccacggattccattggtaatagttccgctattgcttattatgattttgacaatccgatctaccaagccgaggaggaagcttatgaagattgtgatctccccAATGAATTGGCtagattgttgaaacaggaaaagaaagcgattcagccgcatcaagaggtaatcgagatggtaaatgttggtactaaagagcaggtccgagaagtcaagataggggctgcactTGAGAgtagtgtgaagcagaggcttattgatatgttgaaagagtatgcagatatctttgcttggtcctatgaggatatgcctagTCTCGATACggatattgtggtacaccgtctacctctcaaggaagatagtcctccggtcaagcagaagcttcgaaggactcgcccagatatgtctgagaagattaagaaagaggttgagaaacagtttgatgctggctttctgcaagttgtgaattacccaccgtgggttgcgaatattgttcctgtacctaagaaggacggaaaggtcaggatgtgtgttgattacagagatctgaatagggcgagtccgaaagatgattttcctcttccccacATTGATGTGCTGGTTGATAATACTGCCCCTTTTAAAGTGTTTTCCTtaatggatggcttctctgggtacaatcagatcaagatggcaccagaagacatggagaaaacaacgtttattaCACTGTGGGAACTTTTTGCTATAAagttatgccttttgggttgaaaaacgcaggggcaacgtatcagcgcgccatggtgactctttttcacgacatgattcacaaagagattgaagtgtatgttgatgacatgattgcaaaatctcacactgaagaagagcacttggttcacttgcagaagttgtttgaaaggcttcgggaattcagactgaggttgaatccaaacaaatgcactttcggagtgcgatccggaaagttgttgggctttgttgttagtggaaaaggtattgaggtcgatcctgcaaaaataaaagcgatacaagagatgcctgagccgagaacagaaaaagaggttcgtggtttcttagggagattgaactacattgctagattcatctctcatcttacggccacttgtgaaccaatattcaaattactaagaaaagatcagacggccaggtggaataatgattgtcaaaaagcatttgaaaaagtgaaagagtatctgcaggaacctccgatactaatgcctccagttccaggaaggcctttgattatgtacctcacagttcttgaaaattcaatgggatgtgtgctgggtcaacatgacgagtctggccgaaaagagcatgcaatatactgccttagcaaaaagtttaccgactgtgaatcccgatactcactgctcgagaaaacttgctgtgctttggtgtgggctgctcgccggctgaggcagtatatgttggttcacaccaccttattgatttccaagatggatcctatcaagtatgtttttgagaagcccgctctttccggaagagtagccaggtggcaaatgattttgactaaatatgatatccagtatactacccaaaaagccatcaaaggtagtgtgttggcagattatcttgcgcaccagcctgttgaagattatgaaccgatgaagtttgaatttcccgatgaggatgtgttgtacatcagagattgtaacattcccggaccagaggaaggacctgaaccaggatcgcgatggacgctcgtgttcgatggtgcctctaatgcactcgggaatggggttggagctgtaattacttctccctcaggttttcatattccgtttacagccagaatctgttttgattgcactaataacatggctgagtatgaagcctgcatctatggtatcgaagctgtgatcgatttgcgaatcaagtatttgaaagtttatggggattccaatcttgtcattagccagatcaatggagattgggaaactcgccatcagaatctgattccatacagggagcatgtgatgagactcattccatactttgatgagatcacattcgagcatatttctagagaagagaacaatcttgctgatgctctcgctactttggcttccatgttcaaagtgaaatgggccaatgaagtgcctaacatcaccatcaacagaTAGGACGAACCAGCATTTTGCTTTGAAGCTGATGTCGAATTAgatggtaatccctggtatcatgatatcaaaaagttcctcgaaactcaagagtatcctcccgaagcgtcggtgactgataagaagtttctgagaaggtttgcagctaagttttacCTCAATGGTGGTgtattgtacaagaggcatcatgacggtgtgttgctccgatgtgttgtgaaggaagaagcttcaaaaatcatagaggaaatgcacgaaggcgagtttggtacccattctagtgggcatacgatggctaagaagatcttgagggctagttactattggtccactatggaaacggattgtcataaccatgtcagaatttgtcacaagtgccagatctatgctgacaaagtgcacgtgccgcctgtgcctttgaatgtcttgacttctccgtggccttttgcaatgtggggcattgatatgattggagagattaagcctactgcttctaatggacatcatttcattttggttgccatcgattacttcaccaagtgggtcgaagccgcatcttatgcgaatgtcaccaagcaagtgattactcgctttatcaagcacaacataatatgtcattatgggattcctgagaagatcattactgacaatggatcgaatctcaataacaagttgatgaaggagctttgtgagtccttcaagatcaagcatcacaactcttctccgtatcgtccaaagatgaatggcgctgttgaagcggctaataagaacattaagaagattgtgcagaagatggtagtgacttaccgagattggcacgagatgttgccttttgctttgcatggttatcgcacctctgtgcgtacatcgactggggcaactcctttttcgcttgtttatggtatggaagcggtattgccag includes these proteins:
- the LOC131618740 gene encoding uncharacterized protein LOC131618740, which encodes MDTPVDTVKEAKRHTHTYSFFREPLTALEGLSSLMTAFCLKSFTDNYGNILTLLETVVDTPALQTLMQFYDPEMRCFTFQDYQLAPTLEEYSIILNLKVKNEVPFIDIHKEVNFKLVAAALYLSIKEVSDNWKSNGGVSGFSLKFLVRKAKEGFEKKNWNAYNAFLAVAIYGIVMFPSVPNFVDSAAIHIFMGKNPIPTLLADTYYVVHSRYEKGGGAIACCLQLLFIWFLSLLPSKGPFVKTRDTLKWTHRIMSLTSYDIQWQRYRINVSEVIVGCGEFDNVPLVGTRGCINYNPVVSLRQLGYTLKDKPADHLIAETVYFEKGSDPEKLERIIVAWKKIRKHYGAHLGKKESLALTPYVKWIEKRVGSLLLPYDRVAPLQKQPPLILSEFVPTELYKNALATNYRLHEREQETNLKFFEEREAKMRLMHQLKQVEGASSSQASTRRRPYELLEEDLYHKQQECLQLQRSESSLKKQKRDSDKQLAEEKAKTARLEEELRRLRAQRRGDGGAHSVTRRS